The Halomicronema hongdechloris C2206 genome includes a window with the following:
- a CDS encoding ATP:cob(I)alamin adenosyltransferase: MSTDTGAESFRFQSLRRVFVDWNLRRFGQDKGLSLNSAKTILGQVSELDVAKKVDELKADLLKIRRTIFETSGGVTFEEEEYYEKLTSEQVEYLLNLLKEADIDESDAELVLALLRDHGTDVLSRMNVFLERFPSLSKSIYHFSKYVDDRESLASLILNFIRAGENITEDQLFWMGKLSEDYLADTSEYSSILLELYEHPNATLISRAKILEIPEQRFGMIELREEHLRTGKSDWLAWSAAVGTRGATAISRNHTLTYFSKASPMNKIIGDCIRSLP, translated from the coding sequence ATGAGTACGGATACAGGGGCGGAATCATTCAGGTTTCAATCCCTAAGAAGGGTTTTTGTTGATTGGAACCTCCGTCGATTCGGGCAAGACAAGGGGCTCTCGCTAAATTCTGCAAAAACCATATTAGGTCAAGTCAGCGAGCTAGATGTTGCTAAGAAAGTTGATGAATTAAAAGCTGATTTACTGAAAATTAGACGAACAATTTTCGAAACTTCTGGAGGAGTTACTTTTGAAGAGGAAGAATATTATGAGAAATTAACATCTGAACAAGTTGAATACTTACTAAATCTTTTAAAGGAGGCAGACATTGATGAATCGGATGCAGAATTGGTTTTAGCATTACTGCGAGATCATGGAACTGATGTTTTGTCGCGAATGAATGTTTTTCTGGAACGATTCCCGAGTTTGAGTAAGAGTATCTACCATTTCTCAAAGTATGTAGACGATAGAGAATCTCTTGCTAGCTTGATATTAAATTTTATTAGGGCAGGCGAGAACATCACTGAAGATCAGTTGTTTTGGATGGGCAAACTCTCGGAAGATTATCTAGCTGACACTTCTGAATATTCAAGCATTTTGCTTGAGCTTTACGAACATCCAAATGCAACTCTAATATCTCGGGCCAAGATTTTAGAGATTCCAGAACAAAGATTTGGCATGATTGAATTGAGGGAAGAACATCTTCGCACTGGTAAATCAGATTGGCTTGCGTGGTCAGCCGCAGTAGGTACACGTGGAGCAACTGCAATTAGTAGGAACCATACTTTAACTTATTTCTCGAAAGCAAGTCCTATGAATAAAATCATTGGTGATTGTATTCGAAGCTTGCCTTAA
- a CDS encoding transposase, with the protein MTCLALDTWVDKLFCQVRLIQNKCDCPASKWSEALFELLDWMVDAETYFNGSVGTLCRWFGEVLNYFENGTTNGIVEGINNRLKLIKRLGFGFSNFDNFELRCLICWNIDMNLA; encoded by the coding sequence GTGACCTGTCTAGCCCTAGACACCTGGGTTGACAAACTATTCTGTCAAGTACGATTGATACAAAATAAGTGCGATTGCCCTGCGAGTAAATGGTCGGAGGCTCTGTTTGAATTGCTTGACTGGATGGTCGATGCTGAAACATACTTCAATGGTAGTGTAGGTACCCTTTGTCGATGGTTTGGCGAGGTCCTAAACTATTTCGAAAATGGTACAACAAACGGCATTGTGGAAGGTATCAATAATCGATTAAAGCTCATTAAGCGACTTGGATTTGGGTTCAGTAACTTTGATAATTTTGAACTCAGATGTCTAATTTGTTGGAATATTGATATGAACTTGGCATAG
- a CDS encoding transposase family protein has product MQPLLTKLLNLPGVEVEDYYDLGDQLILDVEAQTDRATCPRCHQDSHHVHQNHPYLVRDLSISDRTVLLRVNRRQFKCLTFGKPFSEPLNFVGKRRKHTDRFCKAMVQQLIHSDAHNVAMNNGLTDEEVASIVKYIAKKT; this is encoded by the coding sequence ATGCAACCCCTTCTAACCAAGCTTCTGAATTTGCCTGGGGTTGAAGTTGAAGATTACTACGACCTCGGTGACCAGCTGATTCTAGATGTTGAAGCTCAGACTGACCGAGCAACCTGTCCTCGCTGTCACCAAGACAGTCATCATGTTCATCAGAATCATCCCTATCTTGTGCGGGATCTAAGCATCAGTGACCGGACGGTGTTACTCAGAGTTAATCGACGGCAGTTCAAGTGTCTGACCTTCGGTAAACCCTTTAGTGAACCATTAAACTTTGTCGGGAAACGGCGGAAACATACCGATCGATTTTGCAAAGCCATGGTGCAGCAATTGATTCATAGCGATGCCCATAACGTCGCGATGAATAATGGATTGACAGATGAGGAGGTGGCCTCGATTGTCAAGTACATTGCAAAAAAGACCTAA